One genomic segment of Mangifera indica cultivar Alphonso chromosome 6, CATAS_Mindica_2.1, whole genome shotgun sequence includes these proteins:
- the LOC123217867 gene encoding uncharacterized protein LOC123217867 has product MRLPWKKSKGCSYSCLVAGLRHTPIHGESLVVETGFPTSLVDLFVKNKDRLKKLSKRKSARPPPPPPPSPARRLVSPGGLAVNSPPGFEATKRNVEDLVVLNECDECDDSGDSDGKIEKGFLAVVLKILMVGVVALSTKEIAVGITMSAFLLFLVEYAGSGALVFLKPCSQAREVLDSLFVKIKVLYFPNSICKKEDDDDDPCSNEIKRCNEDSTNAQLIIRSDASDSCEFVDEIGVKSPRREIQVADSNCDGEKRDVLIFKERSRSAKIRRKFVKNFVPKKLRDAKKEWKHRKREKEKEKEMQDFESNSDEKLENQEQDNMFGNGQAEAEVGKVEEIVDKERKRNSGYFLILLLFVVLGGLLGGRVLALFCTLGWFLMLKLVEKVMLRLEVVM; this is encoded by the coding sequence ATGCGTTTGCCATGGAAAAAGAGCAAAGGTTGCAGTTATTCATGTTTGGTGGCGGGTCTTCGTCACACACCTATACACGGCGAATCTCTAGTCGTTGAGACTGGTTTTCCCACCTCACTTGTTGATCTCTTCGTCAAGAATAAAGATCGCTTgaaaaaactatcaaaaagGAAGTCCGCACGCCCTCCACCGCCACCGCCGCCTTCTCCAGCGCGGAGGCTAGTGTCTCCAGGTGGTTTGGCGGTGAATTCGCCACCTGGGTTTGAAGCAACTAAGCGTAATGTTGAAGATTTAGTTGTGTTAAATGAATGTGATGAATGTGATGATAGTGGAGATAGTGATGGGAAGATTGAGAAAGGGTTTCTCGCGGTGGTTTTGAAGATTTTGATGGTGGGGGTCGTCGCTTTGAGTACTAAAGAGATAGCGGTGGGGATCACAATGTCAGCGTTCTTGCTTTTCTTGGTCGAATATGCCGGTTCTGGGGCTTTGGTTTTCTTGAAACCatgttcacaggcaagagaggtgcTTGATTCTTTGTTTGTAAAGATTAAAGTTTTGTATTTTCCAAATTCTATATGCAAGaaggaagatgatgatgatgacccGTGTTCAAATGAGATTAAGAGATGCAACGAAGACTCAACAAACGCCCAGTTGATTATTAGAAGCGATGCTAGTGATTCTTGTGAGTTTGTTGATGAAATTGGAGTGAAATCTCCGAGGAGAGAAATTCAGGTTGCGGATTCGAATTGTGATGGGGAGAAACGCGATGTTTTGATATTTAAGGAGAGAAGTAGAAGCgctaaaataagaagaaaatttgtcaagaatTTTGTTCCGAAGAAGCTGCGTGATGCAAAGAAAGAGTGGAAGcacagaaaaagagaaaaggaaaaagaaaaagaaatgcaggATTTCGAGTCCAACAGcgatgaaaaattagaaaatcaaGAACAAGACAATATGTTTGGCAATGGCCAGGCTGAGGCAGAAGTGGGCAAAGTTGAGGAGATTGttgataaagaaagaaagagaaattcagggtattttttaattcttctctTGTTTGTTGTTCTTGGTGGACTATTAGGAGGCCGGGTTCTAGCACTTTTCTGTACACTTGGTTGGTTTTTGATGTTAAAATTGGTGGAAAAAGTGATGCTCCGACTAGAAGTAGTAATGTGA